The Gammaproteobacteria bacterium genomic sequence TAGTCCATGACATATAAAGAATATGACTTTCCGGCAGATAAAAATCAGTGGCTAAAAGAACATCGCAATATTAGCTTTGAAGAGGCAATAGCGGCTATAGAAAATGGGGATATACTCGATGTAGTGCCTCATGCAAATCCTGCTAAATATCCTCATCAAAGCATGTATATATTGAATATTAATGAGTACGTGTACTTAGTGCCTTTTGTAAGAAAAAGTACAACATGCGCGTTCCTTAAAACCATTTTTAAAAGTCGGAAAATGAAAAAGCAATACCGAAAAGCAGGCAGGAGTTAGCATGAGCAAAGACATCATAAAAGAGCAAAAACTGGATGAAGAAGAACAAGAACTGCTAGAAGCATTTGAGCGTGGTGAATTAAAAAGCGTCGATAACTTAGCAGAGGAACTTGCCTTTGCCAGAGAAGCCGCCGCTAATTACTTTCGCAAAGATGCGCGCATTAATATTCGACTGTCTCGCAGCGATTTAAACCGTATTAAACAAAAGGCAGCCTATGAGGGATTACCATATCAAACCCTGAT encodes the following:
- a CDS encoding toxin, with the translated sequence MTYKEYDFPADKNQWLKEHRNISFEEAIAAIENGDILDVVPHANPAKYPHQSMYILNINEYVYLVPFVRKSTTCAFLKTIFKSRKMKKQYRKAGRS